In Hymenobacter volaticus, the genomic window CAGCTAGTACTCTATCCTACTAACTGCTTTTCATAGCAGAAAAAGCGCAGTCCCGGCCGAAACGCCAGGGTAATTTCGCCCGCAAACCGGTATCCTAGCTTCGGAAAGAGCCGCTGGGTGGCCACGTTTTCGGAATTGGTATCAACGCGCAACACCTTCAATCCTTGCTCGGCTGCAAGCACTTCGGCCTGTTGTAGAAGGGCTGCCGCTACTCCCCGGCCCTGCGTAGAAGGGTCGACGGCAAGGCGGTGCGTCACTAGGGCCGGCTCAGTAACGTCCCAATCAGCCTGGCTGTATTCTTCGTCCTGGTCGCGTGTAAGTGCTGCCACGCCTGCTACTTGCCCTTCCAGTTCCGCTACCCAAAGCTGTTGTTGGTTGATGTCGTTTTGGAAAACAGATTCGTTCGGGTAATCGACCGACCACTGGAAGTTGCCCGCTTCATTCATCAACGGCACCACGCGGCGCACCAGTGCGACAATAGCGGGCAAGTCAGTAGCAGTAGCACGGCGCAAGACCATACATTAGATAGGTAAGTCGATAAGAAGAGCCAAGAAACAAAATTGAGCAAATCTAGCGGTACTAACCACTGGACTTGCCCAATTTTGTTTGCGTTAAAATAACCGTTCAATTACCCTCGGCGCAGCACTTCGGCAGCTTCTTTCGCGAAATACGTGAGAATAGCATCGGCTCCGGCCCGCTTAATGCTGGTCAGAACTTCCATCATGGTTTTCTCGCCGTCGAGCCAGCCATTTTGCGCCGCCGCTTTCACCATAGCATACTCGCCCGATACGTTGTAGGCCGTTACAGGTAAGTTGGTGTGAGCTTTCACATCCATAATTACGTCCAGATAGCTCAAAGCTGGCTTCACCATTACCATATCGGCGCCTTCCTGCTCGTCGAGAACTAGCTCGCGCAGGGCCTCCCGACGGTTGGCTGGATTCATCTGGTAGGTTTTTTTGTCGCCTTTCTTAGGAGCTGAATCCAGCGCGTCGCGGAAGGGGCCATAGAAAGCAGAGGCATACTTGGCCGTATAGCTCATGATGCTGACGTGGTTGAAAGCATTGCTGTCGAGCACGTCTCGAATCCAAGCCACGCGGCCGTCCATCATATCGGAAGGGCCAATAATATCGGCTCCGGCGCGGGCTTGGGCCAATGCCATTTGCCCGAGTACTTCCAAGGAAGCATCGTTTAGGATCTCACCAGATTCTGCGTCTACCACGCCATCATGACCATCAGAGCTATAGGGGTCCATAGCGACGTCAGTCATAATCATGACCTCTGGAAACTGACGTTTGATTTCGGCTACAGTTTTCAGATAAAGGCCTTCGGGATTAGCGCTTTCTTTCGCTAGTCGGTCTTTCAGGGCATCATTAATACTCGGAAAAGGTGCAAAGCTGTGAATCCCCAGCTCTACGCACCGTCCAATTTCATCGATAAGTCGGTCAGCCGTGAAACGGTGAATGCCTGGCATTGAACTTACCTCAAGCGTTTGGTTTTCACCTTCAATAAGAAAGACAGGGTATATAAAATCGTGGGTGGTGAGTCTGGTTTCCTGCACCATGTCCCGAATAACGGCTGATTTGCGGTTGCGGCGCGGACGGTGCGTGGGGAGCTGAGGCATAGGTTTGTTCAGTTGATAAGACAGGACAAAACAACTGAAATAAAGGTAAGGTTGCGTTGGAGAGCAGTGTTTCTTGGATGCAAAAAGCTTTCTTTCACTGATTTGTTGGTAGCGCTACCGACTCATTGATAGGAACTACAGTCTCACTAGTAGCAGCTAATAGCAAAAGCCCCTGCTCTCACTTCGAGAGCAGGGGCTTTTGCTATTTGACTTTCAACTAAGCGCCTATTAAGCTGATAGTTGCTATTACCGTAGCCAGGTTAGTAGCCAACATATAGCTAACATAAGGGCAACATTTAGCTTTACTGGCTAACCGGCAAGGCAGTAGTTGTTGCTACTTCGCTAAGAGAGTTTACTCGCTTATAGCCCGCCGCAGCTTCTAGAATCCGCAAGTAGCGCGCCGCTACTACTTCGGGCTGATGAGCTGATAGGTGAGCGGGGGCCGCCCGTCTAAGCTCTAGCTCTAGGTTCGGATCATGCAGGATGCCCAAGATGGTGCTTGCCAACGATTCCACACTGCCACGCTGAAAAACCAGTCCCGCCTTGCCAACGGCATCAGGCAGCCCATCACTGTTCGAAACAATAGGTAAACATCCACAAGCCATTCCCTCCAGCACCACGTTACCGAAAGCCTCCCCGTACAACGACGGCACCAGTTGATACCGATAACGGTTCAGTTCTCTAGCTAAGGCTCGTCCTTCTAGGAAGCCGATAAAATGCACATAGGCTTTTATCCCAAGAGAAGCCACTAGTGCCTCTAGGTTTTCACGCTCTGGGCCGTCGCCAATAATAGTGAGAGAAGGCTTATCAGCGTCCTGCTCTACCTCATCTAGCTTAGTTAGTACTTGATGGAAGGCCTGGATAGCCATAGCAACTCCTTTCTGGGAAACAAGGCGTCCCAGAAATACGAAGTTGTTTGTTCGATCTACATCCGGAATCATCATGAAATCCTTAGCCCGGTAAGGATTTCCAATAACCGAAGACGCAGGCCAGTTTTGCTTGCGTACCGCTTCGCTAACTGAAATCACAGAATCAGCCCTTTTCAACCAGTTACGCTTCAACCAACTAGCACTGCTATCCCATTCTATTGCCGTATTCAAAGCAATGACGGAAGGCCGACCAAAGAACACAGCTGGCCATGCTAAACGGACACACGGATTGTTTTCGAAAACAATATCGGCCCACTCGTGCTGCTTGAAGAGCTGTGAGGTACTAGGGTTTCGAACGATTTTGAACGGGAACTTTGCGTCTTCAGCTGTGACCGTACTCGACCAAGTTAAAATACGAACCTCATGTCCTGCGCCCGCAAAAGCACTGGCATAGATTTCAGAGTTGACCTCTATACCCCCAATGTCGGGGTGGAATTTGTGAGAGAGTAACAATATTTTGAGGGACATAGAGCGAATCTAAAGAGATTTTATAAAATAGTTGCCGTTTTTAATGCTGTGCCATACTGTAGTATGGCAGATTCGAAGAGTATATAGTATTATCTATTCTTTGAGGCAAAGTGCAAAGTTATGAGTCTAGTACAAGAAAATCGTTAGAACCATTAAAATATTTGGATACCATTCCCTAAGCGTATAAGCTCAGTTAGTGGATATATGTACACAAAGTATAGCTATGCAACATAACTTTGCTACTAGTACATAGCCAATTTACGATTGCCATAGTACTTCGGACTTCTCTTGCCGATACAGACCGCATGTTACGCAAAAGTAAATAGTTGCTAATAAGGAACCCTCCAGCGGCTATCATAGAGAAAGGAATAGGTTGTTCGAGTTTCAATTACTCTATTGGAGTAAGGAACAGATACTTATATAGTATATTTGGTATTTAATCCTGCGTATATGGTAACACTCGTTATATTTAAGGGAGCTACCGTATGCAATAGGTATGTAGATGAACGGTTCTGCTACTAAATACAAACACTAGTTGCTGCACCACAACTTCAAAGGTTTATAACTCGGTGCTAAGAGCAACAGTCAGTCTGATATAATGAGGACCGTTGCATATTCGGCTGCACTAGCTACAACAGCATCATTGTTAACTGTATAGCGCAGCAAAAAAAACGATGCGTCCACATAACAAACTAGGTCCGTGCCAATTTAAACTTAGAAGATTACCGTACTAAAATGGTGTTCATTATCTTTCGGACGGTAGCTATTAATGAACAGTTCAGCTGAAACTGCATTGTAACTATAAATTGTCCTAAAAGCAGCAATGAAATTTTTGCCTTATAAACTAGATTGATAGCGTTGTTTAGCAACACAGTCAGTCTTTTTTAATAAGCATCAGACATTGATCATCACCTGTTGTCTATCAAGATCTAGGTAACAACAAACGCTCTAAACTCTCTTTTGCCGTAAAAGGGAGTTTACAATCAATATGCTAATGAAGGTTTCAGTCTGCATTCCTACTTACAACCAGTCGCAATACTTAGCACTTGCCGTGCGTAGTGCGTTCAACCAAACAGTTGCACCAAGTGAAATCATTATTCTAGATGATTGCAGTACTGATAACACTGCAGAGATTTTAAAGGAATTAGAGAAAGAAATACCGGTACTGAAAAATTTTCGGCAACCGAAAAACGTCGGAATCTCTAAAAATACCGACGAGTGCTTGCGAAAAGCTACTGGAGAATTTATAGTACGCCTCGATTCTGATGATATTCTAGCTCCTTCCTACATCGAAAAGCTTTCGGCTTTGTTGGTGCGTCATCCGGAGGCCGCTTACGCGCACGGCGCAATTCAAGAAATTGACGAGCACGGAAACTTCCTTCGGCAAAGACTGCTCATTCGTCAATCAGGATTTCAGAAGAGTGAAGATGCCTTGCTGGCTTCCAAGAAGGGATACAGAGTGGCAGCTAACATCATCATGTTTAGAAGAGCAGCTCTTGAGGCCGTTAATTACAACACGGGGCGCCCCAATTCTGCGGAAGACTTTCATCTTTCTGCTGCGTTAGCTGCCGCCGGATTTGGTAATATCTACCTCGACGAAATTCTTGCTTTTTACCGCGTGTGGTCTGATGCTGGTAAGGTACGGCAGCGGCGCAAAATGCTGGAAATTGACGGTGTGCGGAAGGTATTCGAAGAGGTACTAGAGCCCGCGTATAAAAAACGTGGCTGGAACATAACTCAACTATACAAGGAAAGAGCAAACTTTGCAGGAGTACTATCAGATTGCTTAGGCTCCGACGTTTATACAGCACAAGAAAAATCAGAGTTAGCTGAAGCTCTCAATCTATTATCATCTTCAAAAAGAGCGCAAATGTTTGCTTGGGCTCACATGAATGGGTTTGGATCTATTTTGAGCAGTTATAGTGATTTAATGACAGCGTTGAAAGCCACATTTAAGAAGTATCGGCGGGGTCTTAGGCAAAGTGATATACCTAATCCAATCTAGAAAGTAATTACCTCGCGCTTTTAGGAGTAGTTAGAGCTTCACTGCGGAATAAGTTCGCCGCACAAGCTTGTAGCTACCGCTATGATTTTTAATGACAAATAATGCTCGAATAATTCGAATCGGGGTACTTTATCAGGGAACCTATCTTCGCTCTTGGGAAAGCCAAGCGCTTCGCTCTATCTCGCTGCTTGCCAATACTTCGTTGGAAGTACTGATTGAAGTAGACGCAAAGAATGCAAAGGCTGCGCAAGAAGGAAGCTTACTATGGCAACGCTACCTGAAGTGGTTTTACCGGCCCTCAGCTCTTCTGCAAACCACTACTGCCAGCGACTTTGCTCTCAACGTACCGAGGCTTACGTGCACTCCGCAGTTGCAGGCTGCTAAGGTGCAGCTCGACGAAACAACGGTTGCTGCCATAAGTAGTTATCAGTTGGATTTCATTTTAAGCTTTGCCGACCAATCTATTAGCAGTTTGGTTGCCAACCTAACTCAAGTAGGCGTTTGGTATTTTCAGTTTGGAGCGCAAAGCAACAAGCCGAACTTGCCAATTGGCTTTTGGGAAACTCATACCCATAAGATGGTCACTCCGGCCACACTGTACCAGTTGGCAGGCACAGGAGAAACCACAGTGTTGAAGCAAGGATACTTCCGCACGTTGCCGCATAGCCTGTCACTTAGTGCGGCCACTCTATACAAGGAATGCAGCAATTGGCCTGCTGACATGTGCCGCCAATTACTTGCCGGTTGCAAACTGCCTAGCTCAGCGCTTCAATCGTTGCCTGCTGTCAGCGAAGTACAAGTGCCCTCCAATACAGCTACACTGCGCTTTCTAGGGCAATTAGTGAAGCAGAAGGTTCAGCAGCTATACAACGTATACCTGCAAGCCGATCAATGGAATATGGGAGTAGTAGATAGACCCATCCAGGACTTCCTCCGCCCAGAAACACTGCGCGGAGTGAAAGTAGATGCTCCCGTACTTCCTAGCAGAAACGTGTTCTATGCTGACTGTTTCGCGCGGCAAGAGGCATCAGGAGCCGTGATTTACTTTGAAGCATACGATTACCGTGTACGACGCGGCAACATTTCACGCCTCAACTATCCATGGGAGCAAGGCAGCGTGCCTGAATTGGTCTTAGACTTTCCATTTCACTTATCATATCCGTTTCTTTTCGGGCCTTACTGTATCCCCGAAGCTTGGGTTACCAACGGCATCCGTATGTACGATCTGCGCAAGCCGGTCACGGATCATACCACGGGTCAGCTGTTGCTGGAAGCACCCGCCGTCGACTCTACCTTGCTGGAGTATGATGGGCGTTACTGGCTGTTCTACACCCGCATGGACCGTGACCCCATGCTCAATCTGTACATCTCCTACGCTGACCGTATAGAGGGGCCTTGGCATGAGCACCCGCAAAATCCCGTTAAGACGGATATTCGCAGTGCACGTCCTGCTGGACCGTTTTTCGAAGAAGGCGGCAAACTTTATCGCCCCGCTCAGGATTGTGCCAAAGACTATGGGTATGGCATTACCATCAACGAGGTACTCACGCTCACCACAACTGAATACGTTGAACGAGAAGCATCGGTACTAACTTCTCCGCATCCCGATTATCCCGATGGCCTGCACACTATTGTAGCGGTTGATGCAACGCGCACCATAATCGATTTCAAGCGCCGCCGCTTTATTCCTTTCGCTACTCTATTGGCTGTGTGGATCTGGATATCAGGCTTTATCAAGTTCAAGAAGAAACCGCATACGCCACAAATTGCCCAGTCAAGCCAAGCAGTA contains:
- a CDS encoding GNAT family N-acetyltransferase, which codes for MVLRRATATDLPAIVALVRRVVPLMNEAGNFQWSVDYPNESVFQNDINQQQLWVAELEGQVAGVAALTRDQDEEYSQADWDVTEPALVTHRLAVDPSTQGRGVAAALLQQAEVLAAEQGLKVLRVDTNSENVATQRLFPKLGYRFAGEITLAFRPGLRFFCYEKQLVG
- the hemB gene encoding porphobilinogen synthase is translated as MPQLPTHRPRRNRKSAVIRDMVQETRLTTHDFIYPVFLIEGENQTLEVSSMPGIHRFTADRLIDEIGRCVELGIHSFAPFPSINDALKDRLAKESANPEGLYLKTVAEIKRQFPEVMIMTDVAMDPYSSDGHDGVVDAESGEILNDASLEVLGQMALAQARAGADIIGPSDMMDGRVAWIRDVLDSNAFNHVSIMSYTAKYASAFYGPFRDALDSAPKKGDKKTYQMNPANRREALRELVLDEQEGADMVMVKPALSYLDVIMDVKAHTNLPVTAYNVSGEYAMVKAAAQNGWLDGEKTMMEVLTSIKRAGADAILTYFAKEAAEVLRRG
- a CDS encoding glucosamine inositolphosphorylceramide transferase family protein, encoding MTNNARIIRIGVLYQGTYLRSWESQALRSISLLANTSLEVLIEVDAKNAKAAQEGSLLWQRYLKWFYRPSALLQTTTASDFALNVPRLTCTPQLQAAKVQLDETTVAAISSYQLDFILSFADQSISSLVANLTQVGVWYFQFGAQSNKPNLPIGFWETHTHKMVTPATLYQLAGTGETTVLKQGYFRTLPHSLSLSAATLYKECSNWPADMCRQLLAGCKLPSSALQSLPAVSEVQVPSNTATLRFLGQLVKQKVQQLYNVYLQADQWNMGVVDRPIQDFLRPETLRGVKVDAPVLPSRNVFYADCFARQEASGAVIYFEAYDYRVRRGNISRLNYPWEQGSVPELVLDFPFHLSYPFLFGPYCIPEAWVTNGIRMYDLRKPVTDHTTGQLLLEAPAVDSTLLEYDGRYWLFYTRMDRDPMLNLYISYADRIEGPWHEHPQNPVKTDIRSARPAGPFFEEGGKLYRPAQDCAKDYGYGITINEVLTLTTTEYVEREASVLTSPHPDYPDGLHTIVAVDATRTIIDFKRRRFIPFATLLAVWIWISGFIKFKKKPHTPQIAQSSQAVPEVKAVSSVR
- a CDS encoding glycosyltransferase family 2 protein, with product MKVSVCIPTYNQSQYLALAVRSAFNQTVAPSEIIILDDCSTDNTAEILKELEKEIPVLKNFRQPKNVGISKNTDECLRKATGEFIVRLDSDDILAPSYIEKLSALLVRHPEAAYAHGAIQEIDEHGNFLRQRLLIRQSGFQKSEDALLASKKGYRVAANIIMFRRAALEAVNYNTGRPNSAEDFHLSAALAAAGFGNIYLDEILAFYRVWSDAGKVRQRRKMLEIDGVRKVFEEVLEPAYKKRGWNITQLYKERANFAGVLSDCLGSDVYTAQEKSELAEALNLLSSSKRAQMFAWAHMNGFGSILSSYSDLMTALKATFKKYRRGLRQSDIPNPI
- a CDS encoding glycosyltransferase; its protein translation is MISVSEAVRKQNWPASSVIGNPYRAKDFMMIPDVDRTNNFVFLGRLVSQKGVAMAIQAFHQVLTKLDEVEQDADKPSLTIIGDGPERENLEALVASLGIKAYVHFIGFLEGRALARELNRYRYQLVPSLYGEAFGNVVLEGMACGCLPIVSNSDGLPDAVGKAGLVFQRGSVESLASTILGILHDPNLELELRRAAPAHLSAHQPEVVAARYLRILEAAAGYKRVNSLSEVATTTALPVSQ